ACGTACGCCGCCGCTCTTGCGGGTGATGACCAGACCTTCGAATACCTGGATACGCTCACGAGTACCCTCGACAACCTTTACGTGTACACGTACGGTGTCTCCCGGACGAAAATCAGGAATGTCCTTGCGAAGCTGTTCTTGTTCTAAGGCTTGAATAATGTTCATTATGAAATCCCCCTTAATCTAGACGTTCTTACCTTATGGCAGCGGACCGCCCGTTTTATGCTTTTGAATTATAACACATCTGTCCTGCGCTGACAAGGATTAGTTATGTTTTACGCCTTTGTCCACCAAGACTCTCCGAGCAAACGGTCAAGAATAATCGCCACAGCGGCTCGAACCGGCAAATGATTATAATCCGATGGTCCGTAAATCGGCTCTAGGATGCTGTCGAAGGCCGCCATCGTTTCCTTCTCTATTCCCCAACCAGTTCCGAAGAGCAACAGTACCGGCTCATCGCCTTGACTGATCTGTTCGCGTACCTTGGCATAGGAAACGGTATTGGGAAAGATTCGCGCATCAGTCGTAACAACACGCGGACGTTTTCCCTCACGCTTCTCAATTTCGGCAATCGTCGACTCAATGCTGGCCGCGACCTCCACCACTCGGAATGCTTCCTGGCGATCCGGATTATACTGCGCGCCGCCGCCCTGCTGCCAATGTTCCATGATTTCGTTCGCTAACTGTGCCTGCGCTTCATGCGGATGAATCAGGAAATAGGTCGCAATGCCGTACGTTCGCGTTGTCCGTGCTATATCATGAATATCAAAATTAGTAATCGCGGTCGCGACCACCTGTTCATGTTTATTATAGATTGGATAATGAACCAATCCCACATATACATTAGCTGCCACTTACATCGGCCTGCCTTTCCGCCTTGATTTCCGTTAACAGCTTGGCATCTTCCTTGGAGAGTTCACGGCCGGCCAACAGATCCGGTCGCCTCTCCAATGTATTTTTCAAGGATTGTTTGCGCCGCCAGCGATCAATCTTGGCATGATCGCCGGACACCAACACCTCCGGGACTTCCAAGCCTTCAAACTCGCGCGGCCTTGTATACTGCGGATGCTCGAGCAGTCCTTCATAAAAAGAATCATGCGGCGCGGAGCTACTCGAGCCCAGAACGCCCGGCAGCATGCGCGCCACAGCATCCGTAAGCACCATCGCCGGTAATTCGCCTCCGGTAAGCACATAATCTCCAATCGATACCACTTCATCAACCAGATGGGTACGTACACGTTCATCGACGCCTTCATAATGGCCGCAAAGCAAGATTAGCTGTTCATATGCAGCCAGTTCCTTCACCTTATCCTGCGTCAACGCTGTGCCGCCGGGGCACAGCAAAACGATTCGCCGGCGCAAAAAAGACTTCTGTTCCGTAACATAAGCCACCGCTCGAAATAACGGTTCCGGTTTCATAACCATGCCTGCGCCGCCGCCGAACGGATAATCGTCGACGATTTTGTGTTTATCAAAGGCAAAGTCACGCGGGTTCGTGATGCCAATTGACAACAATTCGGCATCTTTCGCCCGCTTGATAATACTGTGTCCAAACGGCCCATCAAACATTTCCGGAAATAGCGAGATGATATCAACTCGCATCGCTAATCCCATTCTTCCTGCAGTTCAACCGTCATCCTGCCTGCCGACAGATCGATCTTATGAACCACTTGCTTTAGCGCTGGGACTAAGAGAGGCTGCTCCGCCTCACGTTCAACCACATAAACATCGTTGCTGCCGGTGTGCAGGACTT
The sequence above is drawn from the Azotosporobacter soli genome and encodes:
- a CDS encoding RNA methyltransferase; this translates as MAANVYVGLVHYPIYNKHEQVVATAITNFDIHDIARTTRTYGIATYFLIHPHEAQAQLANEIMEHWQQGGGAQYNPDRQEAFRVVEVAASIESTIAEIEKREGKRPRVVTTDARIFPNTVSYAKVREQISQGDEPVLLLFGTGWGIEKETMAAFDSILEPIYGPSDYNHLPVRAAVAIILDRLLGESWWTKA
- the trmD gene encoding tRNA (guanosine(37)-N1)-methyltransferase TrmD — protein: MRVDIISLFPEMFDGPFGHSIIKRAKDAELLSIGITNPRDFAFDKHKIVDDYPFGGGAGMVMKPEPLFRAVAYVTEQKSFLRRRIVLLCPGGTALTQDKVKELAAYEQLILLCGHYEGVDERVRTHLVDEVVSIGDYVLTGGELPAMVLTDAVARMLPGVLGSSSSAPHDSFYEGLLEHPQYTRPREFEGLEVPEVLVSGDHAKIDRWRRKQSLKNTLERRPDLLAGRELSKEDAKLLTEIKAERQADVSGS